A window of the Lolium perenne isolate Kyuss_39 chromosome 7, Kyuss_2.0, whole genome shotgun sequence genome harbors these coding sequences:
- the LOC127311382 gene encoding metal tolerance protein 1 → MDSHNPSPPHVPEVTMDVSSTSGATGNKFCRGSSCDFSDTSKDAKERSASIRKLLIAVILCVIFMAVEVVGGIKANSLAILTDAAHLLSDVAAFAISLFSLWAAGWEATPQQSYGFFRIEILGALLSIQLIWLLAGILVYEAISRLLTESGEVQGSLMFAVSAFGLFVNIIMAVLLGHDHGHGGHGHSHGHSHDHDHGNEEDDHSHHEDHEQGHVHRHGASVTITTHQHSHSSSGLHHDAEEPLLKHEGDCESSDHAGAKAVKKPRRNINVHSAYLHVIGDSIQSVGVMIGGGLIWYKPEWKIIDLICTLIFSVIVLFTTIKMVRNILEVLMESTPREIDATRLESGLRGMEGVVAVHELHVWAITVGKVLLACHVTIKQDADADQMLDMVIGYIKGEYNISHVTIQIERE, encoded by the coding sequence ATGGACAGCCATAATCCATCACCGCCCCATGTCCCTGAAGTAACAATGGACGTTTCATCCACATCTGGAGCAACTGGGAACAAATTTTGCAGGGGTTCGTCTTGCGACTTTTCTGACACCTCGAAAGATGCAAAGGAGAGATCTGCGTCCATCAGGAAGCTCCTGATTGCAGTGATCCTTTGCGTTATATTCATGGCAGTTGAAGTGGTTGGAGGCATCAAAGCAAACAGTCTTGCAATCTTGACTGATGCAGCCCATCTCCTTTCCGATGTTGCAGCGTTTGCCATATCTTTGTTCTCTCTATGGGCAGCGGGTTGGGAAGCGACGCCTCAGCAGTCGTATGGATTTTTCCGTATAGAAATCCTTGGCGCATTGCTTTCCATTCAGCTTATATGGCTCCTCGCTGGGATACTTGTCTACGAAGCTATTAGCAGGCTCCTTACTGAAAGCGGCGAGGTGCAGGGCTCCCTCATGTTTGCTGTATCAGCTTTTGGCCTGTTTGTTAACATCATAATGGCGGTGTTGCTTGGTCACGACCATGGGCACGGCGGGCATGGGCACAGCCATGGACATTCACATGACCATGATCATGGTAACGAAGAGGATGACCATTCCCATCATGAAGATCATGAGCAGGGCCATGTACATCGCCATGGTGCTTCAGTAACCATCACAACTCATCAGCACTCTCACTCAAGCAGTGGACTGCACCATGATGCTGAAGAACCGTTGCTCAAGCATGAAGGTGACTGTGAGAGTTCAGACCATGCTGGTGCTAAGGCTGTTAAGAAGCCTCGCCGTAATATCAATGTACACAGTGCTTATCTGCATGTAATCGGGGACTCTATCCAGAGCGTTGGCGTTATGATTGGAGGGGGTCTCATCTGGTACAAGCCTGAATGGAAGATCATTGATCTCATATGCACCCTCATCTTCTCTGTGATTGTGCTGTTTACCACAATCAAAATGGTTCGGAACATACTTGAAGTTCTGATGGAGAGCACGCCTCGAGAGATCGACGCCACCAGGCTTGAGAGTGGTCTTCGTGGAATGGAAGGTGTGGTTGCTGTCCATGAGCTGCACGTCTGGGCTATCACAGTTGGGAAGGTGTTGTTGGCATGCCACGTGACGATCAAGCAGGATGCGGATGCTGATCAAATGTTAGATATGGTCATTGGGTACATCAAGGGAGAGTACAACATCAGTCATGTGACCATTCAGATCGAGCGCGAATAA
- the LOC127311380 gene encoding probable methyltransferase At1g29790, which translates to MFDTKPTRQLNQCTEQPSFARSLTHSLSLHGAAKQAKAEPAGSPSPRSFLAEPRRAGFRPAERVNPEAVLSSRARGSTGAEAAGAMGSVSLKLPASRRRHGRVLTCLCSPALLNLLMLISLLSTNLLAFFAFFAASPRHDPAATATASHSSNLSAHVAAIAREIGGGATSTAASLPDGLPPELLLFLTPHALPLGRDARSGLTHMQSSVAAACLRSPSALALLSTLMAYAPHSSCPRNATLPRRLVSKGCEPLPRRRCLSRGPRAALPASSAMGQENRRWVAPARHGHEFLVDDVLRLSAPSKIRIGFDVAGGAANFAARMRERGVTVVTSVLDGAGKPMNEFVAARGLFPLLLSPAQRFPFYDGVFDLVHVGATALDEAGAPAMGQAGTPEALEFFMFDVDRVLRVGGLLWIDSYLCQSEERRRVVVKLIERFGYKKLKWVAGEKPGSSTTSIYISAVLRKPARG; encoded by the coding sequence ATGTTCGACACGAAGCCAACCCGGCAGCTCAATCAGTGCACTGAGCAACCAAGCTTCGCTCGTTCACTcactcactcactctcactccaCGGAGCAGCCAAGCAAGcaaaagccgaacccgccggctcgcCGTCGCCGAGATCCTTCCTCGCGGAGCCGCGCCGCGCCGGGTTTCGGCCAGCTGAGCGAGTAAATCCCGAGGCCGTCCTCTCCTCGCGCGCGCGAGGTAGCACCGGAGCAGAGGCGGCGGGCGCCATGGGGTCGGTGTCCCTGAAATTGCCGGCGTCCCGCCGCCGGCACGGCCGGGTTCTCACCTGCCTCTGCTCCCCGGCGCTGCTCAACCTCCTCATGCTCATCTCCCTCCTCTCCACCAACCTCCTCGCCTTCTTTGCTTTCTTCGCCGCCTCCCCCCGCCAcgaccccgccgccaccgccaccgcatcCCACTCCTCCAACCTCTCCGCGCACGTGGCCGCCATCGCGCGCGAGATCGGCGGCGGCGCCACctccaccgccgcgagcctccccGACGGCCTGCCCCCGGAGCTGCTCCTCTTCCTCACCCCGCACGCGCTCCCGCTCGGCCGCGACGCGCGGTCCGGGCTCACCCACATGCAGtcctccgtcgccgccgcctGCCTCCGGTCCCCCTCCGCGCTCGCCCTCCTCTCGACCTTGATGGCCTACGCGCCCCACTCCTCCTGCCCGCGCAACGCCACCCTCCCGCGCCGCCTCGTCTCCAAGGGGTGTgagccgctcccccgccgccgctgCCTCTCCCGCGGGCCCCGCGCCGCGCTCCCGGCCTCCTCCGCCATGGGCCAAGAAAACCGCCGCTGGGTCGCGCCTGCGCGTCACGGCCACGAGTTCCTCGTCGACGACGTGCTGCGGCTGAGCGCGCCCTCCAAGATCCGGATTGGCTTCGACGTCGCCGGCGGCGCCGCCAACTTCGCCGCCCGGATGCGGGAGCGCGGGGTGACCGTCGTCACCTCGGTGCTCGACGGCGCCGGGAAGCCGATGAACGAGTTCGTGGCGGCGAGGGGCCTGTTCCCGCTGCTGCTCTCGCCGGCGCAACGGTTCCCCTTCTACGACGGGGTGTTCGACCTGGTGCACGTCGGCGCTACGGCGTTGGACGAAGCCGGCGCGCCCGCGATGGGGCAGGCGGGGACACCGGAGGCGCTGGAGTTCTTCATGTTCGACGTCGACCGGGTGCTGCGCGTCGGTGGGCTGCTCTGGATTGACAGCTACCTGTGCCAGAGTGAGGAGAGGAGGCGGGTGGTTGTGAAGCTCATAGAGAGGTTTGGTTACAAGAAGCTCAAGTGGGTTGCCGGAGAGAAGCCCGGCAGCTCAACAACATCAATCTACATCTCCGCGGTGCTGCGGAAGCCGGCAAGGGGCTGA